One window of Cohnella hashimotonis genomic DNA carries:
- a CDS encoding polysaccharide deacetylase family protein — translation MRQGKASAIIRRLAVGTVAAAILLATPVALAAEPMEKAEAVGYKPAFKGRSYYESRGEAIWEVPLEGKFIALTFDDGPDPADTPAILDLLAKYGAHATFFITGKKAEQYPGIVKREAMEGHEVANHTYTHRMLLHCSDAQIRSEIAMAQKSITLAAGTEPVLFRPPEGFFNARVLSAGREQGLMTVLWSWHHPTDDWARPGVSHIVKGILGDVRSGDIVLLHDYVSGKTQTIDALRVILPKLTEEGYRFVTVSELLQLKNSKTNLVNR, via the coding sequence ATGCGGCAGGGAAAAGCGTCGGCCATCATTCGCCGTTTGGCGGTCGGAACGGTTGCGGCGGCGATTTTGTTGGCGACGCCGGTCGCGCTGGCGGCAGAGCCGATGGAGAAGGCGGAAGCCGTCGGCTACAAGCCGGCATTCAAAGGCAGGTCTTATTACGAATCCAGAGGCGAAGCGATCTGGGAGGTGCCGTTGGAAGGCAAGTTCATCGCGCTGACGTTCGACGACGGGCCGGATCCGGCTGATACGCCTGCGATTCTGGACTTGCTCGCTAAGTACGGGGCGCACGCTACCTTTTTTATCACGGGAAAAAAAGCCGAACAGTACCCCGGTATCGTGAAGCGTGAAGCGATGGAAGGCCACGAAGTCGCCAACCATACATACACGCACCGGATGCTGCTGCATTGCTCGGACGCGCAAATCCGCAGCGAGATCGCGATGGCCCAGAAAAGCATCACGCTGGCCGCCGGCACGGAGCCGGTCCTTTTCCGGCCGCCGGAAGGCTTCTTTAATGCGCGGGTGCTCTCGGCGGGGCGCGAGCAAGGACTCATGACCGTGCTCTGGTCGTGGCATCATCCGACCGACGATTGGGCGCGTCCGGGCGTAAGCCATATCGTAAAAGGCATTCTGGGCGACGTGCGGAGCGGGGACATCGTCCTGCTGCACGACTATGTAAGCGGAAAGACCCAGACGATCGACGCGCTTCGTGTGATCTTGCCTAAGCTGACGGAAGAGGGGTACCGGTTCGTGACGGTATCCGAGCTGCTTCAATTAAAAAATTCAAAAACAAATTTGGTAAATCGTTGA
- a CDS encoding DUF1657 domain-containing protein, translating into MTVASQVKTTVASLKSAQASLEQFAIGTQNQQAKQLFTDAAAQTQQIVDQVEQRVQQLEQEEPQYKGF; encoded by the coding sequence ATGACCGTAGCATCCCAAGTGAAGACCACCGTCGCTTCGCTCAAAAGCGCTCAAGCGAGCCTGGAGCAATTCGCGATCGGCACGCAAAACCAGCAGGCCAAACAGCTCTTTACGGACGCGGCTGCGCAAACGCAGCAAATCGTCGATCAGGTCGAGCAGCGCGTGCAGCAGTTGGAACAAGAAGAGCCTCAGTACAAAGGGTTCTAG
- the spoVAC gene encoding stage V sporulation protein AC, giving the protein MANNKIKKLTPTQQEYRQLALKRQPARPVALNCLRAFIVGGLICALGQGIQEAFMHFAHMSQKEAAAPTVAVLIAASVVLTAAGVYDKLGQWAGAGSAVPVTGFANAMSSAAIEHRSEGLVLGTGANMFKLAGSVIVFGTVAAFIIALLRFIFGYGG; this is encoded by the coding sequence ATGGCGAACAATAAGATTAAAAAGCTGACGCCCACCCAGCAAGAGTACCGCCAGCTTGCCTTAAAGCGTCAGCCGGCGCGTCCCGTCGCCTTGAACTGCCTGCGCGCATTTATCGTCGGCGGGCTCATCTGCGCGCTCGGCCAAGGCATTCAGGAAGCGTTCATGCACTTCGCGCATATGTCGCAAAAGGAAGCCGCAGCCCCGACGGTCGCGGTCTTGATCGCGGCCTCGGTCGTGCTGACCGCCGCCGGCGTCTACGACAAGCTCGGGCAATGGGCGGGCGCCGGCTCGGCCGTCCCCGTAACGGGATTCGCGAACGCGATGTCGTCCGCGGCCATCGAGCATCGCAGCGAAGGCCTCGTGCTCGGCACCGGCGCGAATATGTTCAAGCTGGCAGGCTCCGTCATCGTGTTCGGCACCGTGGCTGCTTTCATCATCGCGCTCTTGCGATTTATTTTCGGATACGGAGGATGA
- the spoVAD gene encoding stage V sporulation protein AD yields MLKGHQSWLFRDKPVLLSSGTVVGPFEGRGPLSHDFDIVHDDSLVGQDSWEKAERTFLEEAAKIALQKAGKTQDQISFYLGGDLMNQITSSSYAARTLAMPYIGMFGACSTSMESLATASYLVSTGGAKYALAGTGSHNSTAEKQFRYPTEYGSQKPPYAQYTVTGAGTVLVAGEGEGPRVAAATIGRVVDMGITDPFNMGAAMAPAAVDTIISHFRDLGVGPDHYDLIVTGDLAKVGYELATDLFDKHRIPMHKTRFRDCGMMIYDYDKQMVQAGGSGCGCSAVVTYGHLLKKLSAGELRRILVVATGALMSPLALQQSESIPGIAHAVALEAPDSILEREG; encoded by the coding sequence ATTCTGAAGGGACATCAGAGCTGGCTGTTCCGCGACAAGCCCGTCCTCCTGTCGTCCGGCACCGTCGTCGGACCGTTCGAGGGACGCGGCCCGCTGAGCCATGACTTCGACATCGTGCACGACGACTCGCTGGTCGGCCAGGACAGCTGGGAGAAGGCGGAGCGCACGTTCCTGGAGGAAGCGGCGAAGATTGCGCTGCAAAAAGCGGGCAAGACCCAGGATCAGATCAGCTTCTATCTAGGCGGAGACCTGATGAACCAGATTACGAGCAGCAGCTATGCCGCCCGTACGCTGGCCATGCCCTACATCGGCATGTTCGGCGCCTGTTCGACTTCAATGGAGAGTCTCGCGACCGCCTCCTATCTCGTCTCCACGGGCGGCGCCAAATATGCGCTCGCCGGCACCGGCAGCCATAATTCGACCGCCGAGAAGCAATTCCGCTATCCGACCGAATACGGTTCGCAGAAGCCGCCTTACGCACAATACACGGTGACCGGCGCCGGAACCGTGCTCGTAGCGGGCGAGGGCGAAGGCCCCCGCGTCGCGGCAGCGACGATCGGCCGTGTCGTCGACATGGGGATCACGGATCCGTTCAACATGGGCGCGGCGATGGCGCCGGCCGCCGTCGATACGATCATCTCGCACTTCCGCGATCTTGGCGTCGGTCCCGATCACTACGATCTCATTGTGACGGGCGACCTGGCGAAGGTCGGCTACGAGCTCGCGACCGACTTGTTCGACAAGCATCGCATTCCGATGCACAAGACGCGTTTTCGCGACTGCGGCATGATGATTTACGACTACGACAAGCAGATGGTCCAGGCAGGCGGCAGCGGCTGCGGATGTTCCGCCGTCGTGACTTACGGCCATTTGCTGAAAAAGCTGAGCGCAGGCGAGCTGCGCCGGATTCTCGTGGTCGCGACGGGGGCGCTCATGTCGCCGCTCGCCCTTCAGCAGAGCGAGTCCATCCCGGGCATCGCGCACGCGGTCGCGCTGGAGGCGCCGGATTCCATTTTGGAGAGAGAGGGTTAA
- a CDS encoding DUF421 domain-containing protein, which translates to MPMWSQIIFRSLGALVVLFVMARLLGKKQISQLTFFEYILGITLGELAGFISTDMEAHYSHGLIALAVWFAVPFTLEYLSMKSLRLRHLLEGRGRVVIKEGKVMEDNLKKEHLTTDELMEQLRGKNAFNLADVEFAVMETSGELSVLMKKEKQPLTPSDMNMPKVHEVEPQIVIMDGKMMNEPLATAGLSPGWLATELEKIGVTVDNVFLGQVDAYQQLYVDLYDDKLQVPAPQGKALLLANLKKLEADLELYAVSTQDAEAKAMYTRTSASLAQVISDLKPMLQC; encoded by the coding sequence ATGCCGATGTGGAGCCAGATCATCTTTCGCTCGCTGGGCGCACTGGTCGTCCTGTTCGTCATGGCCCGACTGCTCGGCAAAAAGCAGATTTCGCAGCTCACTTTTTTTGAATATATACTGGGCATTACGCTTGGGGAACTCGCGGGCTTCATCTCCACCGATATGGAGGCCCATTATTCGCACGGGCTCATTGCGCTCGCCGTCTGGTTTGCGGTGCCCTTCACGCTGGAGTACCTCTCGATGAAGAGCCTCCGGCTGCGCCATCTGCTTGAAGGACGCGGCCGGGTGGTCATTAAAGAGGGCAAGGTGATGGAGGACAATCTAAAGAAGGAACATCTGACGACGGACGAGCTGATGGAGCAGCTGCGCGGCAAAAATGCCTTTAATCTGGCCGATGTGGAATTTGCGGTCATGGAAACGAGCGGAGAGCTCAGCGTGCTGATGAAAAAGGAAAAGCAGCCGCTCACGCCGAGCGATATGAACATGCCGAAGGTGCACGAGGTTGAGCCGCAGATCGTGATCATGGACGGGAAAATGATGAACGAGCCCCTCGCAACCGCGGGACTCAGTCCGGGCTGGCTGGCGACGGAGCTGGAGAAAATCGGCGTTACCGTCGACAATGTGTTTCTTGGGCAAGTGGATGCGTACCAGCAGCTGTACGTCGACCTGTACGACGACAAGCTCCAGGTACCTGCGCCGCAAGGCAAGGCGCTGCTGCTCGCCAATCTGAAGAAGCTGGAAGCGGATCTGGAATTGTACGCAGTATCCACCCAGGACGCTGAAGCCAAAGCCATGTATACGCGCACCTCCGCTTCGCTGGCGCAGGTCATCTCGGACTTGAAGCCGATGCTGCAATGCTGA
- a CDS encoding ATP-binding cassette domain-containing protein: MNWLRISWMLYRINVRARMQYRVSFLLTTLLASVVTVAEFLGLAVVLHAFGAIRGWNIWEIGYLYGVLMTAKYLYRGVGSAVNNFEPYLVNGQLDQLLLRPMPLLLSVLTSRTRMVGGELLQSLTVLGVCLGKLLGDGTAGWTAIPLTLLIVCTGTVIMFAVGLATAAVGFWTTRTEDLSILTDNASTTACQLPLSLFPDWLRTLLLTVVPFGFINYVPAMFIVRSEWGWWTIPATAAIAALSLGAALALGLRSPCGASGFGSIKVRAPDLFRCITIFRQIDSGGMIMKTMLEAKGLGKTFTTTQPKEGRLKAVRTLFSRERKIVTAVNALDMRVSEGEFVGFIGPNGAGKSTTIKMLCGILHPSAGEVRIVGLSPQRDRRRVARRIGVVFGQRSQLWWDLPLKDSFDILAAMFRLGAAEKERQLAKLEEVLQLRDFWDTPVRRLSLGQRMRGDLAAALLHDPELLVLDEPTIGMDAAAKRQIRDHLRLLNEQFGKTVLLTTHDMDDIETLCKRVIVISRGELLYDGGLDKLRERIGLPTTVRVTFGQDTSLAPGMRIGGSRQAASEEVRVVEIQGREAEVSFNRERIGVMEVLRLLSEWGDIADVHVEEPAFEEIVSRVY, translated from the coding sequence ATGAACTGGCTGCGCATCTCATGGATGCTCTACAGGATCAACGTTCGGGCGAGAATGCAATACCGGGTCAGCTTCCTGTTGACGACGCTGCTCGCTTCGGTCGTAACCGTCGCCGAATTTCTCGGGTTGGCGGTCGTGCTGCATGCGTTCGGCGCGATCCGGGGCTGGAACATATGGGAGATCGGTTACCTATACGGCGTGCTCATGACGGCGAAATATTTGTATCGGGGCGTCGGCTCCGCCGTCAACAACTTCGAGCCGTACCTCGTGAATGGCCAACTGGATCAATTGCTGCTGCGGCCGATGCCGCTTCTGCTGTCGGTGCTGACGTCCCGGACGCGGATGGTCGGCGGCGAGCTGCTGCAGAGTCTGACCGTGCTGGGCGTCTGTCTCGGCAAGCTGCTGGGGGACGGGACGGCCGGCTGGACGGCGATCCCGTTGACGCTGCTGATCGTCTGCACCGGCACCGTCATCATGTTCGCCGTCGGCCTCGCGACGGCTGCGGTCGGATTTTGGACGACGCGAACCGAGGATCTGTCCATACTGACGGACAACGCGTCCACGACCGCATGCCAACTGCCGCTAAGCCTGTTTCCCGACTGGCTCCGCACGCTGCTGCTGACCGTCGTTCCGTTCGGATTCATCAATTATGTGCCCGCCATGTTCATCGTCCGGTCCGAATGGGGATGGTGGACGATCCCGGCGACCGCGGCCATAGCGGCGCTGTCCCTTGGGGCTGCGCTCGCCTTGGGGCTGCGCTCGCCTTGTGGCGCGTCGGGGTTCGGAAGTATCAAAGTACGGGCACCTGACCTCTTCAGATGCATCACCATTTTCAGACAGATTGATTCAGGAGGGATGATCATGAAAACGATGCTGGAAGCCAAGGGGCTCGGCAAAACGTTTACGACGACGCAGCCCAAGGAGGGCAGGCTCAAGGCAGTCCGAACGCTGTTCTCCCGCGAACGCAAGATCGTCACGGCGGTGAACGCGCTCGACATGCGGGTTTCGGAGGGCGAGTTCGTCGGCTTCATCGGACCCAACGGCGCGGGCAAATCTACGACAATCAAGATGCTCTGCGGCATTCTCCACCCGAGCGCGGGGGAGGTCCGGATCGTAGGATTGAGCCCGCAGCGAGACCGGAGGCGCGTGGCGAGGCGCATCGGCGTCGTGTTCGGCCAGCGGTCCCAGCTATGGTGGGATCTGCCGCTGAAGGACAGCTTCGATATTTTGGCCGCGATGTTCCGTCTGGGGGCCGCGGAGAAGGAACGCCAGCTGGCCAAGCTGGAGGAGGTGCTGCAGCTGCGGGATTTCTGGGACACGCCCGTCCGGCGGCTGTCGCTCGGGCAGCGGATGCGGGGCGACCTGGCGGCCGCGCTGCTCCACGATCCGGAGCTGCTGGTGCTGGACGAACCGACGATCGGCATGGACGCCGCGGCCAAGCGGCAGATTCGGGACCATCTGAGACTGCTCAACGAGCAATTCGGCAAAACCGTCCTGCTCACGACGCACGACATGGACGATATCGAGACACTGTGCAAGCGGGTCATCGTGATCAGCCGAGGCGAGCTGCTTTACGACGGAGGGCTGGATAAGCTCCGGGAGCGGATCGGGCTGCCGACGACCGTTCGCGTGACGTTCGGCCAGGATACGAGTCTTGCGCCGGGCATGCGAATCGGAGGCAGCCGACAGGCCGCCTCCGAAGAGGTTCGCGTGGTTGAGATACAGGGACGGGAGGCGGAGGTCAGCTTCAACCGCGAGCGGATCGGCGTTATGGAGGTGCTGCGGCTGCTGTCCGAGTGGGGCGACATCGCGGACGTGCACGTCGAGGAGCCCGCGTTCGAGGAGATCGTCAGCCGCGTTTATTGA
- a CDS encoding ABC transporter permease, with translation MTVLWVLARSAYESRLQYTASHAVRTVASVIFGMIYISIWQGIGDQYALEGYGREGMVAYISFNQVILWLTFTSHGLGLEDRVRTGQIALDLIRPVHLFVFSAGREAGSILYNVLFTALPLYVLYALFVGLPVPSDPERWLRTLAALVMAAYTGICISYCIGVTALWTVESRWFSLLNYSLSFVLSGFLMPIAWMPGWLQTISRLSPYPVFNDIPTRTYLGYAAPTWLLAPVFWCLLLTLACIAATSAVRRKVEVQGG, from the coding sequence ATGACTGTGCTTTGGGTGTTGGCCAGAAGCGCTTACGAGAGCCGCCTGCAATATACGGCGTCGCATGCCGTGCGCACGGTTGCCAGCGTAATATTCGGCATGATCTATATCTCGATCTGGCAGGGCATCGGCGATCAGTACGCGCTGGAGGGCTACGGCCGGGAGGGGATGGTCGCGTACATTTCGTTTAATCAGGTGATTCTGTGGCTGACGTTCACCTCGCACGGACTCGGACTGGAGGATCGGGTCCGGACCGGCCAGATCGCGCTCGACCTGATTCGCCCGGTGCATTTGTTCGTATTTTCAGCCGGACGGGAAGCGGGCTCCATCCTCTATAACGTGTTGTTCACCGCGCTGCCGCTATATGTTCTCTATGCGCTGTTCGTCGGATTGCCGGTTCCGTCTGATCCCGAACGCTGGCTGCGCACGCTTGCGGCGCTCGTCATGGCGGCCTATACCGGCATCTGCATCTCGTATTGCATCGGCGTGACGGCGCTGTGGACGGTGGAGAGCCGCTGGTTCAGCCTGCTGAACTATTCGCTGAGCTTCGTGCTATCCGGCTTCCTCATGCCGATCGCGTGGATGCCTGGCTGGCTGCAGACGATCTCCAGGCTGTCGCCTTATCCGGTGTTCAACGATATTCCCACCCGCACCTACCTCGGCTATGCCGCCCCCACGTGGCTGCTCGCGCCGGTCTTCTGGTGTCTGCTGCTCACGCTGGCCTGCATCGCGGCGACGTCCGCCGTGCGGCGCAAGGTGGAGGTGCAGGGCGGATGA
- a CDS encoding DUF975 family protein produces MTTSSELRARARTTLQGKWTEPVLLALVYFIIITVIGYLEQIPLIGWVASLVLTGPIALGLYGYFQDLVRERNPSIGGLFSGFNRFSEAFILNLLVGIFTFLWTLLFIVPGIIAAIRYSQAFFILRDNPGIGGLEAINRSKAMMAGNKGRYFVFCLSYLGWAILGAIPLGIGLLWVTPYFLTGVAHFYEDLNQSNYVEPPIQPGLNNYKY; encoded by the coding sequence ATGACGACAAGTTCGGAGCTTCGTGCACGAGCAAGAACGACTTTGCAAGGCAAATGGACGGAACCGGTGCTGCTGGCGCTGGTGTACTTCATTATTATTACTGTGATTGGGTATCTTGAACAAATCCCGCTGATCGGCTGGGTGGCTTCTCTTGTGCTCACCGGACCGATAGCGCTGGGATTGTACGGGTACTTCCAGGATCTCGTGCGCGAGCGCAATCCAAGCATCGGCGGGTTGTTCAGCGGCTTCAACCGCTTCTCCGAAGCTTTTATCTTGAACTTGCTCGTCGGCATCTTTACGTTCCTCTGGACGCTGCTTTTTATCGTACCGGGCATCATCGCCGCGATTCGCTATTCTCAAGCCTTCTTCATCTTGCGCGACAATCCGGGCATCGGCGGCCTTGAAGCCATCAATCGCAGCAAAGCCATGATGGCCGGCAACAAAGGACGCTACTTCGTCTTCTGCCTGAGCTATCTCGGATGGGCGATTCTCGGCGCGATCCCGCTGGGCATCGGTCTGCTGTGGGTTACGCCGTATTTTCTTACCGGAGTCGCCCACTTTTATGAAGATCTGAATCAATCCAACTACGTAGAGCCGCCCATCCAGCCCGGACTGAACAACTACAAATACTAA
- a CDS encoding DUF4190 domain-containing protein, which produces MTSDDSNNNWSGPDPTDSAPGPDAGTAPDASPARPADSGGEAAGERAAGERAASEPARAHEGQDADGGYRAAEESAARAQERQGADQAWARDRQAAGGGYRAGDDPARASQGWQPGHPSAGYQPRADQQHAQYAGQQHAGHPNAPHQGGYYPPPPPHGSAYSQHPNHEHQTYGGGPSNPYPYRQPGYEYARPPQSPPARSNSKSIAALILGIGSIVIPFIGFFLGVVGIIVSAISLKEIRVRGEQGSGMAVAGLVCSIVGTVLYFVIILLIIIFAFAATDNNYDYNNFSNIIMEA; this is translated from the coding sequence ATGACATCCGACGATTCGAACAACAATTGGAGCGGGCCGGACCCGACAGATTCCGCGCCGGGCCCGGATGCCGGCACAGCGCCGGATGCCTCGCCGGCTCGGCCGGCGGACAGCGGCGGCGAGGCCGCGGGAGAACGCGCAGCGGGAGAACGCGCAGCGAGCGAACCGGCGCGCGCGCATGAGGGGCAGGACGCCGACGGCGGTTACCGCGCGGCCGAGGAGTCGGCGGCACGCGCGCAGGAGCGGCAAGGAGCCGACCAGGCATGGGCGCGCGATCGACAGGCGGCGGGCGGCGGTTACCGCGCGGGCGATGACCCGGCGCGAGCTTCGCAAGGTTGGCAGCCGGGGCACCCGTCTGCCGGGTACCAGCCGCGTGCCGATCAGCAGCATGCCCAATATGCGGGTCAGCAGCATGCGGGTCATCCGAACGCGCCGCACCAAGGCGGTTATTATCCACCGCCTCCGCCTCATGGCTCCGCATATTCGCAGCATCCGAACCATGAACACCAAACGTACGGCGGCGGACCCTCGAATCCGTATCCTTACCGCCAGCCCGGCTACGAGTATGCCCGCCCGCCACAGTCGCCGCCGGCACGCTCGAATAGCAAATCGATCGCCGCGCTCATCCTCGGCATCGGATCGATCGTCATCCCGTTCATCGGATTCTTCCTGGGCGTCGTCGGCATCATTGTATCCGCGATCTCGCTGAAGGAGATCCGCGTTCGCGGCGAACAGGGCTCCGGCATGGCCGTCGCCGGACTCGTCTGCTCGATCGTGGGCACGGTGCTGTACTTCGTCATCATCTTGCTGATCATCATCTTCGCATTCGCCGCGACGGACAACAACTACGATTACAACAACTTTTCGAACATCATCATGGAAGCATAA
- a CDS encoding HPr family phosphocarrier protein, producing MLSETFTVIHPSGFHARPTKIFVHAATQFNCKVNLVKGSKKVNGKSSLGLLSLGLAKGDEVTLEVDGEREDEALRELGPLLSKIYEE from the coding sequence ATGCTTTCCGAAACCTTTACTGTCATCCATCCGTCCGGCTTCCATGCCCGTCCGACGAAGATTTTCGTCCACGCGGCGACGCAGTTCAACTGCAAGGTCAATCTCGTAAAGGGGAGCAAAAAGGTTAACGGCAAGAGCTCGCTCGGCTTGCTCTCGCTCGGACTCGCCAAAGGCGACGAAGTGACGCTGGAAGTCGACGGCGAGCGCGAGGACGAAGCGCTTCGCGAGCTCGGTCCGCTGCTGTCGAAGATTTACGAAGAATAA
- the ptsP gene encoding phosphoenolpyruvate--protein phosphotransferase has product MSQQLTGIAASPGIAIARAFRYAHTAAETPERAEVADASAEAERFRAAVARAKTEIDAIRESTARRLGAAKAEIFEAHLMLLDDPDLVDAVLEQIDNESVNAEYALHEVTGMIVEMLRGMDSEMLRERATDVLDVSGRVMSHLKGRPYAALSGIAEETIIVAQDLTPSDTAQLDLDYVRGFVTEIGSRTSHSAIMARSLELPAIVGAGKAAADVPDGTTIILDATEGRIVVDPSDEELADYRARKEAYNARVAELKRLASEPSISADGAHVELAANIGGVEDVAKALENGADGVGLFRTEFLYMGRNSLPTEEEQHETYRHVLAKMEGKRVVIRTLDIGGDKELPYLSLPKESNPFLGQRAVRFCLSREDVFRTQLRALLRASTAGKLNIMFPMIAVAGELRQAKAILAEERAKLESEGIAVASDIEVGIMIEIPAAALNADYLAKEVDFFSIGTNDLIQYTMAADRMNDAVSYLYQPYHPSILRLVRMVIRAAEREGKWAGMCGEMAGDLTAIPLLLGLGLGEFSMSASSVLPARELIGMLSKQEWARLADEALQLGTQEEVKQFVEQRSRA; this is encoded by the coding sequence ATGTCCCAACAGTTAACCGGCATCGCCGCTTCTCCCGGCATCGCCATCGCGAGGGCGTTCCGATACGCGCATACCGCGGCCGAAACGCCGGAGCGCGCCGAGGTCGCCGACGCGTCCGCGGAGGCGGAGCGCTTCCGCGCCGCCGTCGCGCGGGCGAAGACGGAGATCGACGCGATCCGCGAATCGACGGCGCGCAGGCTCGGCGCCGCGAAAGCGGAAATTTTCGAAGCGCATCTGATGCTGCTCGACGATCCCGATCTCGTGGACGCCGTCCTCGAGCAGATCGACAATGAATCGGTAAACGCCGAATACGCGCTTCACGAAGTAACGGGCATGATCGTCGAGATGCTGCGCGGCATGGACAGCGAGATGCTGCGCGAGCGGGCGACGGATGTGCTGGACGTGTCCGGTCGGGTCATGAGCCATCTCAAGGGCAGACCGTACGCAGCGCTGTCCGGCATCGCGGAGGAGACGATCATCGTGGCGCAGGATCTGACGCCGTCCGATACCGCGCAGCTCGACCTGGACTACGTGCGCGGCTTCGTCACCGAGATCGGCAGCCGCACGTCGCATTCCGCGATCATGGCGCGCTCGCTGGAGCTGCCCGCAATCGTCGGGGCAGGCAAGGCTGCGGCGGACGTTCCGGACGGGACGACGATCATCCTCGACGCGACGGAGGGGCGGATCGTCGTCGATCCGAGCGACGAGGAGCTTGCGGACTATCGGGCGAGAAAGGAGGCCTACAACGCGCGTGTGGCCGAGTTGAAGCGGCTGGCGTCCGAGCCTTCCATATCGGCTGACGGTGCCCACGTCGAGCTGGCGGCCAACATCGGAGGCGTCGAGGACGTCGCGAAGGCGCTGGAGAACGGCGCCGACGGCGTCGGGCTGTTCCGCACCGAATTTCTGTACATGGGTCGCAATTCGCTTCCGACCGAAGAAGAACAGCACGAGACCTATCGTCATGTGCTGGCCAAAATGGAGGGCAAACGCGTCGTCATCCGCACGCTCGACATCGGCGGCGACAAGGAGCTGCCGTACCTGTCGCTGCCGAAGGAAAGCAATCCGTTTCTGGGCCAGCGGGCGGTCCGCTTCTGCCTGAGCCGCGAGGACGTGTTTCGCACGCAGCTGCGCGCGCTGCTCCGCGCGAGCACGGCGGGGAAGCTGAATATTATGTTCCCGATGATCGCCGTTGCGGGCGAGCTGCGGCAGGCCAAGGCGATTCTGGCCGAGGAGCGAGCCAAGCTGGAGAGCGAAGGCATCGCGGTAGCTTCCGACATCGAGGTCGGCATCATGATCGAGATTCCGGCTGCGGCGCTGAACGCGGACTATCTGGCCAAGGAAGTCGACTTCTTCAGCATCGGCACCAACGATTTGATTCAGTACACGATGGCGGCGGACCGCATGAACGACGCTGTCTCGTACCTGTACCAGCCGTATCACCCGTCCATTCTACGTCTTGTCCGCATGGTCATCCGGGCCGCGGAGCGCGAGGGCAAATGGGCGGGCATGTGCGGCGAAATGGCCGGCGATCTCACGGCGATCCCGCTGCTGCTCGGCCTTGGCCTCGGCGAGTTCAGCATGAGCGCATCGTCCGTGCTGCCGGCCCGCGAGCTGATCGGCATGCTGTCCAAGCAAGAATGGGCGCGGCTCGCCGACGAGGCGCTGCAGCTCGGTACCCAAGAGGAAGTCAAACAATTCGTAGAACAAAGGAGTCGTGCCTAA